A window of Mycolicibacterium madagascariense genomic DNA:
AGTCACCGATGATGAAGCCGTGACGGACCTGCAGCCAGTACCCGACGACGAGGTACCCCAGCAGCGAGGCGCAGCACACCCCGATCTTGAGTCGCCGGTCGGTGTGTCGGGTCATGACGGGGCGGGGCCGCCTTCCGAACCGGCGTCGGGTTTGGCCGCCAGACCGTGAAAGGTCTTCTCCCAGTAAGACGGATTGCGAATCATCTGATACATGCCCTTGGTGGCGGCGACGCTCATCATCAACCAGAACACCGGCACGGTGAGTGCGGCGGTCAGCAGGTCGGAGCGGTCGTCCTCCCGCAGCGCGATCAGGTTCATGAAGACCGTCGCGGCATTGCCCAGGACCAGGGCGATGAGGGCGGGGAAGTAGACGAACCACGGAAAGACGTCCTCCACCAACGCCGGTTGGCCGAGGAACCACACCGCCGTGATGAGCCAGAAGGCCATGTTCAGCACCGCGATGACCGGGGTTCCGGCGAGCACCAGGTTGAACCGCAGGAAGCTCCGTGGGCCGATCGTGCGCAGCAGCCGCGCGGGATGGCGGATCTGTACCAGCCAGGTCTGCAGGTAGCCCTTGTACCACCGCGAGCGTTGTCGCACCCAGTTGATCGGGTCGCTGTTGGCCTCCTCCAGCGTCGACGAGTCGATGACGGCGGTGCGATATCCGTTGGCCGCGATGCGAATTCCGAGATCGGCGTCCTCGGTGACGTTGAAGGGATCCCACGCCCCGATGCGTTCCAGGACGTCGCGGCGGAGATGATTCGACGTGCCGCCCAACGGAATTGCCGACGTGCTGCCCATCATGCCGGGCAGCAGATACCCGAACCACAGCGCGTACTCCGCGGTGAACCACGCCGT
This region includes:
- a CDS encoding glycosyltransferase yields the protein MRPSPATVTVAEQHWILDRAINGLRDDNPTRSASITVTRWQRVALWTMLVVSVVCAIWQPMVTAVGVIAVCTLGYLLTMLDRVLIFREGLNSRPIVITDEAARALTDDELPRYTILVPAYGELEVVGDLIGAMAALEYPEDKLQVLLLLEADDDVTISAARNCEDSDAITIVLVPPAEPRTKPKACNYGLHFATGEVVTIFDAEDLPEPLQLRRVVAAFKDLPDTVACVQAKLVYHNGHQNLLTAWFTAEYALWFGYLLPGMMGSTSAIPLGGTSNHLRRDVLERIGAWDPFNVTEDADLGIRIAANGYRTAVIDSSTLEEANSDPINWVRQRSRWYKGYLQTWLVQIRHPARLLRTIGPRSFLRFNLVLAGTPVIAVLNMAFWLITAVWFLGQPALVEDVFPWFVYFPALIALVLGNAATVFMNLIALREDDRSDLLTAALTVPVFWLMMSVAATKGMYQMIRNPSYWEKTFHGLAAKPDAGSEGGPAPS